Proteins from a single region of Hordeum vulgare subsp. vulgare chromosome 6H, MorexV3_pseudomolecules_assembly, whole genome shotgun sequence:
- the LOC123404268 gene encoding premnaspirodiene oxygenase-like yields MDADVPLHLLLLVPFLAIIPLMLFASRRLTPPGSSGVARLPPGPWALPVIGHLHHLAGAIPHHALRDLARRHGPLMMLRFGEVTAVVASSPAAAREILKTHDPAFASRPVGPMSRLWFQGSEGLVFAPFGDAWRQLRKICTQELLSARRVHSFRPVRQDELGRLLRSVASSSPSPSERRPVNLTEIIAAYIADSTVRAIIGSRPFKGRDACLKLFEDMFRMRPGLSLPDLFPSSRLAMLLSREPGRIKRCRREMLQIMDAVIQEHRERKAAGGGEAEDEDLVDVLLGLQEEVGSQHPLTTENIKFVIIDMFAAGSETATTALQWIMAELMRNPRVRHKAQEEVRRALAGQSWVTEDGLGNLHYLHMVVKESLRLHVPGPLLTLRQCRSPCQVLGYDVPAGATVLVNAWAIARDPAHWDAPEEFLPERFDEEQGGAGRDFKGTDFEFIPFGAGRRMCPGMTFGLAHIELALAALLFHFDLELPAGVDAAGLDMTEEAGITTRRRSQLLVVASTRVPVPVPE; encoded by the exons ATGGACGCCGACGTCCCGCTCCACCTGCTGCTGCTCGTGCCATTCCTTGCCATCATACCCCTCATGCTGTTCGCCTCAAGAAGATTGACGCCGCCTGGGTCGTCCGGCGTCGCACGGCTCCCGCCAGGGCCGTGGGCGCTGCCGGTGATCGGCCACCTGCACCACCTCGCGGGCGCCATCCCGCACCACGCGTTGCGCGACTTGGCGCGACGCCACGGCCCGCTGATGATGCTCCGCTTCGGCGAGGTCACGGCCGTGGTGGCCTCGTCCCCAGCCGCGGCGCGCGAGATCTTGAAGACCCACGACCCGGCCTTCGCGTCCCGGCCAGTCGGACCCATGTCGCGCCTCTGGTTCCAGGGCTCAGAGGGCCTCGTCTTCGCGCCCTTCGGCGACGCCTGGCGGCAGCTCCGGAAGATCTGCACCCAGGAGCTCCTCAGCGCCCGCCGCGTCCACTCCTTCCGCCCCGTCCGCCAGGACGAGCTGGGCCGCCTCCTCCGCTCCGTCGCCtcgtcctcgccgtcgccgtccgagCGTCGCCCGGTGAACCTGACAGAAATCATCGCGGCGTACATCGCCGACTCCACCGTGCGCGCCATCATCGGCAGCAGGCCGTTCAAGGGCCGCGACGCGTGCCTGAAGCTGTTCGAGGACATGTTCCGTATGAGGCCCGGGCTGAGCCTGCCGGACCTGTTTCCGTCATCGCGCCTCGCGATGCTCCTCAGCCGCGAGCCCGGCCGGATCAAGCGCTGCCGCCGCGAGATGCTGCAGATCATGGACGCCGTGATCCAGGAGCACCGGGAGAGGAaagccgccgggggaggagaagCCGAAGACGAAGACCTGGTCGACGTGCTCCTCGGACTCCAGGAAGAAGTGGGCTCCCAGCACCCACTCACCACCGAGAACATAAAATTCGTGATCATT GACATGTTCGCCGCTGGCAGCGAGACGGCAACGACGGCGCTGCAGTGGATAATGGCGGAGCTCATGCGGAACCCGAGGGTTCGGCATAAGGCGCAGGAGGAGGTCCGGCGAGCACTGGCTGGCCAGAGCTGGGTGACGGAGGACGGCCTCGGCAACCTCCACTACCTGCACATGGTCGTCAAGGAGTCGCTCCGGCTGCACGTGCCGGGCCCGCTGCTGACGCTCCGCCAGTGCCGGAGCCCGTGCCAGGTGCTCGGCTACGACGTGCCCGCGGGCGCCACGGTCCTCGTGAACGCGTGGGCGATCGCCAGGGACCCCGCGCACTGGGACGCGCCGGAGGAGTTTCTGCCGGAGAGGTTTGATGAGGAGCAAGGCGGCGCCGGGAGAGACTTCAAGGGGACAGATTTCGAGTTCATACCGTTCGGAGCAGGGCGGAGGATGTGCCCCGGGATGACGTTTGGGCTGGCGCACATCGAGCTCGCGCTCGCCGCGCTGCTGTTCCACTTCGACCTGGAGCTGCCTGCAGGCGTGGACGCGGCGGGGTTGGACATGACGGAGGAGGCTGGCATCACCACGCGGAGGAGGTCCCAGCTTCTCGTCGTGGCCAGCACGCGTGTTCCTGTTCCTGTACCAGAGTAG